The following DNA comes from Vibrio gigantis.
ATGAAAAACCACAGGACGGTAATCAGGATGGATATTCGGTTTCATTGTATTTCCCTTAAATGACTCATTTGATATGTTATAACATATCAAATGATAATTATTATCAAAAGAAAGGCAAGCGATTTTATGATATTTTCCCGTCTTAAACGTAATCAGAGAACGCCCTGCTATGTACACCATTGAACCTGTTGGCTTTATTGAGTCTCCTTATAAAGAGAAGTTCGCTGTTCCAAGGCAGCCTAGGTTGGTACCCACATCCACCTCAAGAGTTAGGTTAACTGACGCAGCAAACTGCCTTGAGTCCGTTCGTGATATTGAGCAATTTAGCCATGTTTGGTTGCTATTTCTGTTCGACAAAAACCTTGAAGCAGGCTGGAAACCAACAGTAAGGCCACCTCGACTCGGTGGAAATGAACGCATAGGTGTGTTCGCATCACGTGCCACTTTTAGGCCGAATGGAATAGGCATGTCTGCGGTTGAGCTCAAAGGTGTCTCTCAAGAAAAGGGGCAAACTTGGTTGGATTTGGGCAGTGTTGATCTCGTCGACGGCACGCCTATCATCGACATCAAACCTTATATTCCCTATTCCGATTCGATTCCTGATGCATTGGGAGGGTTTGCCGCTGATGAGCCAAAGGTACTCGAAGTTAACTTTTCTCAACAGGCACAAAGTAAGCTCGCAAGCCACCCACAAGCGCGTCATATTATTCAGGTGATCAAAGAAGTATTAGGCCAAGATCCTCGTCCTGCCTATAAGAAAGGTAGGCCAGACAACAAGGAATATGCGGTAAATTTGTTCGATCTGAACGTGAAATTCGTTGTTGAGGCGCTTTTCATCAATGTAACTGACATTGAACGCTTTTGAGATCCCAAATAGGCTGATATTATATGCGGCTATATCAGATTTGCTGTGGTCACGAACGACAGCAAGTTTTCTTTTATCAATGATGAAACGGATACCATAGAATGCGTACCAGTAACTACCTTCTTTCTACTCTGAAAGAGACTCCAAACGACGCAGAAGTTATCAGCCACCAGCTGATGCTACGTGCAGGTATGATCCGTAAGCTAGCTTCAGGTTTATATACTTGGCTACCTACTGGTCTACGTGTACTGCGTAAAGTCGAAAATATCGTTCGCCAAGAGATCGATAATGCAGGTGCCGTTGAAATCTTGATGCCCGTAGTTCAACCGTTTGAGCTTTGGGAAGAGACTGGCCGTTCTGAAAAGATGGGTCCAGAGCTACTTCGTTTCACAGACCGTCACTCTCGTCCGTTCGTTCTTAGCCCAACAGCTGAAGAAGTAGTGACGAGCCTAGTACGCAACGAGATCAGCTCTTACAAACAGCTTCCTCTAAACCTGTACCAAATCCAGACTAAATTCCGTGATGAGCGCCGCCCTCGTTTTGGTGTAATGCGTGCACGTGAATTCTCTATGATGGATGCATACAGCTTTGATATCGACAAAGAAGGCTTAGAAAAGTCTTACCAAGCGATGCACGATGCTTACTGTAAAGCATTCGACCGCATGGGTCTTGAGTACCGTCCAGTATTGGCAGACTCTGGCGCAATCGGCGGCAGCGGCTCTCAAGAGTTCCACGTTCTTGCTGAAAGCGGCGAAGACCTAATCGCATTCTCTTCTGAATCTGATTACGCAGCAAATATCGAGAAAGCAGAAGCACTAGCTCCTACTGAAGAAGTTGCAGCGCCAACTCAAAAGATGGAACTGGTTGATACGCCAAACGCAAAAACAATTGCTGAGCTTGTAGAACAACACGGTCTAGCTATCGAGAAGACCGTTAAGACTCTATTCGTTAAAGCATCTGATGAAGTAGAAGCAGATATCATCGCTCTAATCATCCGTGGTGACCACGAGCTTAACGAAGTGAAGGCAGAAAACCTTCCACAGGTTGCTTCTCCACTAGAGATGGCTTCTGAAGAAGAAATCCGTGCACTTGTTGGTGCAGGTCCTGGTTCACTTGGCCCTGTTGGCCTAGAGCTACCATTCATCGTTGACCGCTCTGTTGCTGTAATGAGCGACTTTGGCGCTGGTGCAAACGTAGACGGTAAGCACTACTTCGGTATTAACTGGGGCCGTGACGTAGAGCTTGCTCAAGTTGAAGACCTACGTAACGTAGTTGAAGGCGACCTTAGCCCATGTGGTCAAGGTACTATCCAACTTAAGCGTGGTATCGAAGTTGGTCACATCTTCCAACTAGGTAATACTTACTCTAAAGCAATGAACTGTAACGTGCTTGGCCCTGATGGTAAGAGCGTAATCCTAGAAATGGGTTGTTACGGTATCGGTGTTTCACGTGTTGTTGCATCTGCTATCGAGCAAAACCACGATAAATTCGGTATCACTTGGCCAGACGCACTAGCGCCGTTCCAAGTAGCTATCGTACCAATGAACATGCACAAATCTGAGCGCGTTAAAGAAGCCGCTGAGAAGCTATACGCTGAATTAACAGCTATGGGTATCGAAGTTCTATTCGATGACCGTAAAGAACGTCCAGGTGTTATGTTTAAAGATATCGAGCTAGTGGGTATTCCTCACACTATCGTTATCGGTGATCGCAGCATGGACGAAGGTAACTTCGAATACAAAAACCGCCGCACTGGTGATAAAGAAGCTATCGCAATGGACACGGTTATCGAGCACCTTAAAGCTCAACTAGCTTAGTAATCCGATTACTGACTAGATAAACATTGAAAGGCTGCCATTAGGTAGCCTTTTTTGTTCCTGCTATTAATCACCTAACGTAAAGAAATGTCAGTTAATCCTCTGTTCATCTAACAGTCCGTATATTGATGTCATCAACTTTTTAGACATGCTCACCATTGGAGGTATCGATGGATATCAAAAGCTTACTGAACCAAGCACTTAAATCAGATCTCGTTAAACAAGGTACTCAGAAACTTTCACAAGGGTCTTCTAGTTTAAGTGGCCTTTCTCAAAGCAGTAATGGCAAGAGTAGCAGTAAAAGTACACTCGGCGCCTTCGGTGCTGGCGCTGTTGGTGGTGGACTGTTAGGGGCGTTAATGGGCTCTAAAAAGACCAAGAAAATGGGTAAGAAAGCGGCAGGGATTGGCGGCGCAGCAGCACTGGGCGCTTTGGCTTATAAAGTCTATAACGACTACCAATCTAAACAAGGGCAGACTCCCAATGTCGAACAGGCTCAGTTTGATGAAAATGATGCAAACCACAGTGTTCTGATTCTACGATCGATGATAGCCGCGTCTAAAGCTGATGGCCATGTTGATGAAGAAGAGATGGCTAAGATAGAACAAGCCGTCGAGAATATAGGCGCTGATTATCAACTGACTAAATTGGTATCTGAAGAACTGCACAAGCCACTCGACCCAAGCGAAATCGCTCAACTGGCAACGTCACCTCAACAGGCGAGTGAGATCTACTTAGCCTCTTTAATTGTGGCCGACGAACAGAACTTCATGGAAAAGGCGTACCTAAAAGAGCTCGCGAAGCAACTCAACCTTGCTGATGAAGTCACCTATCAACTTGAACAACAAGTCTCTGGCTAATCGTTAAATACCAAACAAATCAGTAAAGAGAAGCCTAAGCAGCGAACTAACCAAGTCAGATATTGAGCAAGGACAAACTAACTCTGAACTTGATCAGATCCACTTTGTTTTTGCTTATCTCTATGTGTATATTGAGATCAGTTATCATTTGGTTAGGTATAAAAATGAAAGTATACGATTGTTGTGATTTGGTTCGTGAACTGTATTCTCAAATTGGCAGTGGCGACCAAGGCTATATCCCTAAAGCGATCACCTGCGCAGTAAAAACATTGAATGACCTTGCTGCCGATGAGTCTCTTCCTAAAGAAGCTCGCGAACGTGCAGCCTTTGCCGCTGCTAACTTACTGATTTCAGATTTCGAGGACTAATATGAACCTCGCTAACTTTGAAAAAATGGATCCAGTGATGTTGATGAGCATCGTCAACATGAAGCTTCGTGACGACTTCGGCGGTGATTTAGATCGAGTGGTCAACTTCTACGAAATCGACAAAGCGGCATTGATCGCGAAGCTCGCGTCTGCTGGTTTTGAGTATCTTCCAGAAGCCAAACAGTTTCGATAACCATCAAAACAAGCTTGATTTTGAAAGGCCAACCTCAGTGTTGGTCTTTTTTATTGGTGATACGTATTAAATAAACATGTAGTTAGCCAGTTATAAATTATCTGTCTACATCTATACTTTTATATCTTAGAGTCAGCGAACGCTCCTTGAACCAAGGCATATTGTTGTATAGTCTAACTAAAATAATACGTAAAACTCATCACTCAATATGATGACACCGAAGGATTAACAATGAAAAAACTCGGACTTTTGGCAGTTTTTGCTGCAACACTGATGGCAGGTTGCGCTTCAAATACACAGCAAGACAACTTTCGTGAAGCCTCTTTTGAGCTGTGTAACACTGAAGTCGATATTTACTCGGTAAGCCATGATGAAAGAGTACGAATTGTCTGTTCTGATGGCTCTAAATTCGCTTTAAACAACGAAGATACGCTAGAAGTAATGCGTGATATCAATATTGACTACTGTGACGGCGAAGGCTTAGGTAAATTTAACGAGAGCCGCCATTATTACTCATTCAAGTGTAAGTCTGGCACCCTGCTTAGTATCAGAAAGTAGAACCAACATAAGAAAATCACCAAGGGT
Coding sequences within:
- a CDS encoding YaeP family protein yields the protein MKVYDCCDLVRELYSQIGSGDQGYIPKAITCAVKTLNDLAADESLPKEARERAAFAAANLLISDFED
- a CDS encoding DUF4250 domain-containing protein, which gives rise to MNLANFEKMDPVMLMSIVNMKLRDDFGGDLDRVVNFYEIDKAALIAKLASAGFEYLPEAKQFR
- a CDS encoding proline--tRNA ligase — protein: MRTSNYLLSTLKETPNDAEVISHQLMLRAGMIRKLASGLYTWLPTGLRVLRKVENIVRQEIDNAGAVEILMPVVQPFELWEETGRSEKMGPELLRFTDRHSRPFVLSPTAEEVVTSLVRNEISSYKQLPLNLYQIQTKFRDERRPRFGVMRAREFSMMDAYSFDIDKEGLEKSYQAMHDAYCKAFDRMGLEYRPVLADSGAIGGSGSQEFHVLAESGEDLIAFSSESDYAANIEKAEALAPTEEVAAPTQKMELVDTPNAKTIAELVEQHGLAIEKTVKTLFVKASDEVEADIIALIIRGDHELNEVKAENLPQVASPLEMASEEEIRALVGAGPGSLGPVGLELPFIVDRSVAVMSDFGAGANVDGKHYFGINWGRDVELAQVEDLRNVVEGDLSPCGQGTIQLKRGIEVGHIFQLGNTYSKAMNCNVLGPDGKSVILEMGCYGIGVSRVVASAIEQNHDKFGITWPDALAPFQVAIVPMNMHKSERVKEAAEKLYAELTAMGIEVLFDDRKERPGVMFKDIELVGIPHTIVIGDRSMDEGNFEYKNRRTGDKEAIAMDTVIEHLKAQLA
- the tsaA gene encoding tRNA (N6-threonylcarbamoyladenosine(37)-N6)-methyltransferase TrmO, translating into MYTIEPVGFIESPYKEKFAVPRQPRLVPTSTSRVRLTDAANCLESVRDIEQFSHVWLLFLFDKNLEAGWKPTVRPPRLGGNERIGVFASRATFRPNGIGMSAVELKGVSQEKGQTWLDLGSVDLVDGTPIIDIKPYIPYSDSIPDALGGFAADEPKVLEVNFSQQAQSKLASHPQARHIIQVIKEVLGQDPRPAYKKGRPDNKEYAVNLFDLNVKFVVEALFINVTDIERF
- a CDS encoding tellurite resistance TerB family protein, with protein sequence MDIKSLLNQALKSDLVKQGTQKLSQGSSSLSGLSQSSNGKSSSKSTLGAFGAGAVGGGLLGALMGSKKTKKMGKKAAGIGGAAALGALAYKVYNDYQSKQGQTPNVEQAQFDENDANHSVLILRSMIAASKADGHVDEEEMAKIEQAVENIGADYQLTKLVSEELHKPLDPSEIAQLATSPQQASEIYLASLIVADEQNFMEKAYLKELAKQLNLADEVTYQLEQQVSG